The genome window GATGCCCTTGCCTGCCCCGCGAACGCGCGCCAGCACATCCCGCGTCACCTTGGCGGCATTCGCGCCGGGGTCCGTATCGCCCGAAATCACATCGACCGACCACGTGCTGATGTTGCGGCTGGCGAGATAGGCGACGACCTCAGGCGAATCGCGAAGACCGGGGAAGCGGAAGAACGGCGCGACGGGCTTACCGAGCGCATGGCTGACCGCCGCAAAGCCCTTTTCGATCTCGGCGATGGCGTCCTGCGGTGGCATACGGTCCATGGCGAACGGATGCGAAAATGTGTGCGTGCCGATGGTGTGGCCGCGCCGGTCGTATTCCTTGAGCAGCTTCGGATCGGCGAGCGCCATACGCCCCACGGAGAAGAACGTGGCCTTCACGCAATGCTTGTCGAGCGTGTCGAGCACCGTGCGCGTGTTCGTGCCCAGCGGGCCGTCGTCGAAGGTCAGAACCACTTCGCGGTCGCGCAGGTTTAGTGTCCGCGCATAGGAGCGGTTCGATTGCGCATTCAGCGCCGTGCCGTAAAGCGCGCCGTGCGTGGAATCGGCGGCGACGATGCGCGACATCGCGGAGGTTTTCGGGTCGTACGCGCAGTCATTGTCGCTTGCGAGCGCGCCCGAAAAGACGCCCCCTGCCAAAATCAGACTTAGTACGAACCGCATCTCGAAATACCCATCGTCCCGCTAGACGCCAAAACTATAGATCGGAACCGCATACTCGACGAAGCGCAAAGGCCGCGATGCAGTCGGATTTTCCCCGCCCTGTTGATTCGGGGAGACAGCTCCCGCCATCACGATGCCGGCGCGAGCTTCCGGGTAAGAGTTTCGAATTCCCGCCTTAAATTTTCATTTCGGAAAATCTGCTCGAAGCCGGGAGCGTCAAGCTTCTGCAAAGAATCGAACGACGTTTTTGCTTCATCCATTAGCGCTTTCAACTGAAAGCTCGCTTCAACAGTTTCGTAGGTATTGTCGGCAACATTCAGATCGAACAGAGTTTTTTCACGGGTCTGCCATAGAAGTCGCCGCTGCGTAGCGAGATAGTCGCGATAGAAGCCCGACACCTTGCGCGAAAGCTCCTGCGCCTTGGCGTTCGCTTCGAGCGTGCGGCGCTGATCGTCGCGCGTCGCCGACTCCATCAAATCCCGCGTCTTCGCGCCCGTCCTCGCGATGTCGCCGATGATGCCGTCGAGCCGCGCCATATACACCTTGTCGATTTTTTCGATCAGCAACTCCTGAGCCTGCACGAGAAGCGCGAACAGCGCCGCATGCATCGCGAAGTAGCGCCGCGCGGCCTTCAGGTCGTCATTCGACTGCACCACGAGCGCCGCAAGCTTGCGGTCGGCGATTTTCGCAACCTCATACGCGGTCATCAGCCTGAGAAGGTCGCCGCCGAGCACGCTGTCGAGCAACAGGTCGAGCTGATCCTGACTGAGCGGAATCCCCGCCACATCGAGCGCCTTGCCGATCTCCTGCTTGACGCGGAGGATGTCGGCCTCGCGCTCCTTGATGTCGTCTTGAAGCGCGGCGATGGCCCCGTCGATGGAATCCTTCGTTTCGGTGAGGATGGCCGGCCAAGCGCTGCCCTGCGGCGCGTCGAGCCGTCGCTCGCGCAACGATGCGATGCGGTCACGGTTCGCCGCGATCTTCTCGCGCTGGCGGGCGATGTCCTCCTGAAACTTCAGAACAGGCGCGTCGGTGACGATGGAGAGCGCGCCGTCGAGGAGCGCGCGAACGGATTTCTCCCGGTCCTGCCGCGTTTCGGTGAAGACCGGCTCGAACAGGAACTTGTCACGGTTCGGCAGCGTCTTCGCCGCCTCGCGCTCGGCCGCTGCGCGCTTCAGGATGCGATCGATGGCGGAAAGCAGCGCGTCCGACTGAAGCCCGCGCGTGTCGGGTGCCACGATCGGGGCGGCGGCGATCGCATCGGGGCGATCCTCGGCGGCACGTGACACAGCGAGCCCCAGCGGCGCGGCGAGAACGACGAGCGCCATGGCGGCACGAGCAGCGGCGGTTCGGCGTGACAAGGCAGGCAACATGATACAAGTCCGGTCTGAAGGCAGATCCGCCGTAATATGGCGTCGCTTTCGGAGGTTCCAACATCGCCCGCACCCGAGCGAAAAAGAGCAGGCGATCCAAGGTTGCACGCCGGGCGGAAAGCGCGTGTGGACGGCATGAGACGCGCCATTGCAAGGCCGCATTTTGCTTGCGGGATCGGCGAAGGACATTTAACCAAAAAACACTCTTATCCGGCGTCGCCTCGCAGGACGCGGACCAATGGGCAGGGGCAGTGTGTGAGATGATTTCGAGCCATGTCGCAGATTCCTATCACGCATCAGGCATCGACGAAAACGCCCTCAGGGATCAGAAGGAAAAGGTTCGCCGCTTCCGCAAGCGCTTGCAGGCGCGCGAGGCGTTCATCCTGCCCGAGGTCTGGGACGTCATTTCCGCGCGCGTGATCGGCGACGCGGGCTTCGATATCGTCGGCATATCGCCCGTTTCCGTCGCGTGGTCGTGCGGGCTGCTGCCGAGCGACCGCGTGCCGCTCGACACGCTCGTCGAGACTGCGAAGAGCGTCGCGATGAATTTCTCCGTACCCGTCAACGCGGATCTCGAAGGCGTTATCGGCCGGTCCATGGAAGAGATCGGGCGAGCGGTCGGCGCCGTAATCTCGGCCGGGTGCGTGGGCGTGACCATCGGCGACGGCGGACGCGGCGGCCAGCACGGGATGGCCTCGATGCACGACATGACAGCGGCCATCAAGGCGGCGAAGGCGGCCGCGCTCGAAACCCGCGTTCCAGCCGTTGTGACGGCCCGCACCGAGGCGTTCCTGCTCGAACCGCCGCCCTATTCCCCGTTCGAAACCGCCGTCGAGCGCGCCGAAGCCTATTTCGCGGCGGGCGCGGACTGCATCGCTGTGCCCGGCGTGCAGCATATCCAGATTATCGAGCGGCTTTCCGCGCATGTGGACGGCCCGCTCCAGATCACCGTCGGGCTGACACCCGCGCCGGATCTGAAGGCGTTGAACGCGGCGGGCGCGTCGTCTGTCGCACTCGGCACGGCGCTGATGCGTTCGCTGCTTGGCAATCTGCGCCTCAAGGCCGAGGAAATCTTCGCCTTCGGCCAGTTCAACAACCTCGACAAGGCCATCCCCGCCGACGCGCTGAACGATCTGCTGCGGTAACGGGCCGCGCGCCGCAGCGGAAGCTTCGCGTTCGAGCTTGCGCGAATAGAGCGTTCGCATTATCCTTTGCGTCGGTCGGCAGTTCACCGAGGCGTCGCTGTTCCCTTTGGGAAGCTAAACCTGCCCTCATTATCCTTCGACGGGACACCCTCGGTGCCAGTCGTCAAGAGCGACCCGCGACCCGTTCTCCAAGCGGTTTGGCGCCATGAGGATGAGCCATGTCCAGAACCGTATTTCCTTACGCCGCCACCGATATTTCCGCACTCGCCCGTTCACTCGGCCGCGAGCTTGAAACCACGCCAGAAAAGCCCGGCCACGTCGAATTGCTCAACATGCTCGCGCGGGGAGCAGGATTTCGCAACTTTCAGCATTTCCGGGCGCAACAAGAGGCCGAGGCCAAGCTCGAACGCACGCCTATTGCGCCCGAGCCCGTGGATTTTGTTCGCGTCGAACGCCTCGCGCGGTATTTCGATGCCGCCGGGCGCTTCATCCGCTGGCCCTCCAAGGCAAGCCACCGCGATCTCTGCCTTTGGGTGATGTGGTCGCGGTGGCCCGCAGGTCTGGTTCTCCACGAGCGCGAGGTCAACGGCCTTCTCAACGCAAACCATCTGTTCGGCGATCACGCGCTGCTCAGGCGGGAGATGGTCGACACAGGTCTTCTGACCCGAACGCCGGACTGCCGCGAATATCGACGCGTCGAGAAAAAGCCTCCGGCGGATGCGGTCGCGCTGATCCGGCACGTTGGGCGCGCGTGCCAAGTGCAGTGAAGTGAAGTGAGGCGTAGGAGTTTGCTCGGCGCGTGATTCAACGTGCACCAAACGCGTGCGCCAACACACAAGCTCACGCCTGGCCTCGATCTTGCTAACGGAACTTATATATAGAGTGATACAAGAAAGGTTCCCGATCATGACCGAGGCCGAAACTCCGAGCAGCACTCCCCCGAGCGCGCGCACGACCGTCAACCGCTATCGCTGGCTCGCGAAGTACGACAAGGACACCATCCACGCCATCCTCGATGCGCAGCCGCTCTGCCACGTGGCGTTCATCCACGACGGCAAGCCTATCGTGACGCCGACGATGCAATGGCGCGAGGGCGACCGCATCTACTGGCACGGCGCGGCGGCCGGGCGCGCGATGAAGGCTTCGACGAGTGCGGAGGTCTGTCTTTGCGTCTCGATTCTCGACGGATTTGTCATGGCGCGCGCCGCTTTTAACTTCAATGTCAATCATCGCTCCGTGATGGTGTTCGGCAAGGCCGAGCAAGTTACCGACCGCGCGGAGAAGGAGCGGCAGTTGAAGCGCATGGTCGATGGCTATGTCGCGGGC of Rhodomicrobium vannielii ATCC 17100 contains these proteins:
- a CDS encoding polysaccharide deacetylase family protein; this encodes MSRIVAADSTHGALYGTALNAQSNRSYARTLNLRDREVVLTFDDGPLGTNTRTVLDTLDKHCVKATFFSVGRMALADPKLLKEYDRRGHTIGTHTFSHPFAMDRMPPQDAIAEIEKGFAAVSHALGKPVAPFFRFPGLRDSPEVVAYLASRNISTWSVDVISGDTDPGANAAKVTRDVLARVRGAGKGIILFHDIKKPTAEALDGIITALKKDGYKFVHVVSNTNYQPNPEMVANADTFRAKPETAATAGRWTARAEIKAGSVDVMRTEWVELKLANEQLTGKARSETASAGGQTASGYVATSTSGGGNGGQTGGAYMANSWLVTGQIQ
- a CDS encoding isocitrate lyase/PEP mutase family protein yields the protein MISSHVADSYHASGIDENALRDQKEKVRRFRKRLQAREAFILPEVWDVISARVIGDAGFDIVGISPVSVAWSCGLLPSDRVPLDTLVETAKSVAMNFSVPVNADLEGVIGRSMEEIGRAVGAVISAGCVGVTIGDGGRGGQHGMASMHDMTAAIKAAKAAALETRVPAVVTARTEAFLLEPPPYSPFETAVERAEAYFAAGADCIAVPGVQHIQIIERLSAHVDGPLQITVGLTPAPDLKALNAAGASSVALGTALMRSLLGNLRLKAEEIFAFGQFNNLDKAIPADALNDLLR
- a CDS encoding DUF2087 domain-containing protein produces the protein MSRTVFPYAATDISALARSLGRELETTPEKPGHVELLNMLARGAGFRNFQHFRAQQEAEAKLERTPIAPEPVDFVRVERLARYFDAAGRFIRWPSKASHRDLCLWVMWSRWPAGLVLHEREVNGLLNANHLFGDHALLRREMVDTGLLTRTPDCREYRRVEKKPPADAVALIRHVGRACQVQ
- a CDS encoding pyridoxamine 5'-phosphate oxidase family protein, yielding MTEAETPSSTPPSARTTVNRYRWLAKYDKDTIHAILDAQPLCHVAFIHDGKPIVTPTMQWREGDRIYWHGAAAGRAMKASTSAEVCLCVSILDGFVMARAAFNFNVNHRSVMVFGKAEQVTDRAEKERQLKRMVDGYVAGQWDRLRPVTEAEMNATTILSLSLDEASAKVRTGHPEDNDADYDFPAWAGTIPIRFDVGEPIPDPRNLPGVEMPAGVKDFKIG